A window from Dermacentor albipictus isolate Rhodes 1998 colony chromosome 10, USDA_Dalb.pri_finalv2, whole genome shotgun sequence encodes these proteins:
- the LOC135899337 gene encoding zinc finger protein 84-like, whose protein sequence is MPFHCHLCPQSFMEESRLKKHLCIHSDERPFHCPSCPQSFKQKNALNQHLRTHTGERPYQCPACPQSFSRKSILNRHLHTHSGEKQYQCTACPQSFSHKVNLIQHLRIHTGEKPFQCPACLRSFSQKANLNRHLRTHIGEKPFQCPSCPRSFSRKSSLNRHLHTHTGERPYQCPACPQSFSQKDYLTLHLRIHTGEKPFQCPFCPQSFSAKSNMNEHLRTHTGDRPYQCLACSLSFSRKITLNRHLRIHTGEKSFKCHLCPQSFSQKSSVDQHVRTHTGEKPFHCPSCPQSFSRKTHVTRHLRIHTGEKPFQCPSCPQRFSQKTHVTRHLRIHTGEKPFQCPLCPKSFSANSDLIRHVHTHSHRRDAISVPFMH, encoded by the coding sequence ATGCCATTTCATTGCCAtttatgccctcagagcttcaTGGAGGAGTCTAGACTGAAGAAGCACCTGTGCATCCACAGCGACGAGAGGCCGTTTCACTGCCCTTCTTGCCCTCAAAGCTTCAAACAAAAGAATGCTCTGAACCAACATCTGCGGactcacacaggcgagaggccatacCAGTGCCCTgcgtgccctcagagcttctcacgaaagagtaTTCTAAACCGACACCTGCACACCCACTCAGGCGAGAAGCAATATCAGTGCACTgcatgccctcaaagcttctcacatAAGGTTAATCTTATTCAACACCTGCGCATCCACACaggagagaagccatttcagtgccctgcaTGCCTTCGAAGCTTCTCACAAAAGGCTAATCTTAACCGACACCTGCGCACTCACATAGGTGAGAAGCCGTTTCAGTGCCCTTCGtgccctcggagcttctcacgaaagagtaGTCTAAACCGACATCTGCACACCCATACAGGCGAGAGGCCATATCAGTGCCCTgcatgccctcaaagcttctcacaaaaggaTTATCTTACCCTACACCTGCGCATCCACACaggagagaagccatttcagtgccctttttgccctcaaagcttctcagcAAAGAGTAATATGAACGAACATCTGCGCACCCATACAGGCGACAGGCCATATCAGTGCCTTGCATGCTCTCTTAGCTTCTCACGAAAGATTACTCTTAACCGACACCTGCGcatccacacaggtgagaagTCATTTAAGTGCCAtttatgccctcagagcttctcacaaaagagcAGTGTGGACCAACACGTGCGTactcacacaggtgagaagccatttcactgcccttcatgccctcagagcttctcacgaaagactCATGTGACCCGACACCTTCGcatccacacaggtgagaagccatttcagtgtcCTTCGTGCCCTCAGAGATTCTCACAAAAGACTCATGTGACCCGACACCTTCGcatccacacaggtgagaagccatttcagtgccctttgtGCCCTAAAAGCTTCTCAGCAAATAGTGATCTGATCCGACATGTGCACACACATTCACACAGGCGAGatgccatatcagtgccctttaTGCACTGA